The following proteins are encoded in a genomic region of Streptococcus cristatus AS 1.3089:
- the essC gene encoding type VII secretion protein EssC — MNERLISSDIISEFKQGDSIFIENYFIEFLDNQWQISSFFEKAIFNSQTVLLQERKSIYQSNFPVYRRSPRVLPTIYDKRQRIEKPKNPPTKPKNAIWRAIVPPLGMFALSGLVVVLMGRNAIMMLSMGGMSVLTAAFSITSYFTDKKEYKQKKITRLEDYEAYLLQQVSTLHKHYIEERNILFYQQPNIETLIEMIMRYDERLYERLPFNEDFMTVSLGLGDIDSQLQIDYQTDFLTKDKLTIFSQDLLKTYEKQKSVPVTTTLTQNIIGLVAQHDIGQLFLQQLLLQIAAFHSYHDVIFVNLTSQEDYDQIWKKWRFLPHFLLPMINVRGFVHDDRTKDAVLTSLYQVLQSRFQEKDQKERTYLPQIVIVISDDRLLSGHAINESLSRADLASFGVTVIWVKESRRQLPETVTTLIDLRSRDTATLINNRGIYVNQAFTPYPLVDNYEGAVRRLSNLIHEETQKNALPDAITFLELYNAEQVEDLNISSRWARGDTSKSLAVPLGVRGKDDIVYLNLHERAHGPHGLVAGTTGSGKSEILQSYILSLALNFSPEDIGFLPIDFKGGGMANLFKDLPHLMGVITNLDGAGIQRALASIKAELQKRQRLFGRFGVNHINGYTKLYKEGRTGIEGDFPTEPLPHLFLISDEFAELKQNEPEFMTELVTAARIGRSLGIHLILATQKPSGVVNDQIWSNSRFKLALKVAEKADSNEIIKTPDAASITQPGRAYLQVGNNEIYELFQSAWSGARYAPKAKASTEEVDNRLWVINELGQYELATTDLSYLDEEMVSRDADNDETELDAVVDYIAQYAKSVNLCIPTKPWLPPLNEDIPSPILTTNWGDKKLHKAPFALMDIPSEQDQRMLEFDLEEFSHSIIYASPGFGKSQALQTLVMNFARLNKPDQIHFNLFDFGTNGLFPLKGLPHVADIATLDDAEKLIKFLKSLQKEIQKRRDLLAEYGVTSIEQYEQKTGQTLPFILNIVDSYDTVRDHPLESSVESAFHQVLREGASLGIYLIATVLRNTSMKLSMRSNFATQFVLYLVDKDSKKDLIGFDALADQVVPGRGQIRFEEPIRFQVYLATEGGSNLERLQSLENAIESMDKSWNGSRPEAIPMLANEITFEEFENDVAVQEERERFNIPIGYDKETTMIRSIEPMNYDFILLMDDTPSQTYSIERAILSAFSEFSGKMDRVVVDTDGRFAGMNEYFDTIIDEANISQFLGELLGIIQSGKRREQPMFVYLPDIHLTGDKIVLTDKDVNTLFTKSSVVNIHLIFHGYQSSIVSKFTPFFKRLRQNVPMGTFGTTFNEQKVVPGRTQYNEPLVELNETQFFVGRSVHRLRIAQDK; from the coding sequence TTGAATGAGCGTTTGATTTCCTCTGATATTATTTCCGAGTTTAAACAGGGAGATAGTATTTTTATAGAAAATTACTTTATAGAGTTTTTGGACAATCAATGGCAGATTTCGTCTTTCTTTGAAAAAGCAATTTTCAATAGTCAAACTGTCCTGTTACAAGAAAGAAAATCAATTTATCAATCTAATTTCCCAGTCTATCGGCGTAGTCCTCGAGTACTTCCTACGATATATGATAAACGTCAGAGGATAGAAAAGCCAAAAAATCCTCCAACGAAACCAAAGAATGCTATTTGGCGTGCAATTGTTCCTCCTCTAGGTATGTTTGCTCTTTCTGGGCTAGTAGTAGTTTTAATGGGACGAAATGCGATTATGATGTTGAGCATGGGGGGGATGAGTGTTCTCACTGCTGCATTTTCAATTACGAGCTATTTTACTGATAAAAAAGAGTATAAACAAAAGAAGATAACAAGGCTCGAAGATTACGAGGCGTATCTATTACAGCAAGTATCTACCTTACATAAGCACTACATAGAGGAAAGGAACATTCTTTTCTATCAGCAACCCAATATTGAAACTCTGATTGAAATGATTATGCGTTATGATGAACGTCTTTATGAGCGTCTGCCTTTTAATGAAGATTTTATGACTGTCTCGCTTGGTTTGGGAGATATTGATAGTCAGCTTCAAATTGATTACCAAACAGACTTTTTAACTAAGGACAAGCTGACAATTTTTTCTCAAGATTTGCTAAAGACTTATGAGAAACAAAAGAGTGTTCCTGTTACAACAACGCTTACCCAAAATATCATTGGACTCGTCGCTCAACATGATATAGGTCAGCTATTTCTCCAGCAACTTTTATTGCAGATTGCGGCTTTTCATTCTTATCATGATGTAATATTTGTTAATTTGACTTCGCAGGAAGATTATGATCAAATTTGGAAGAAATGGAGATTTCTACCTCATTTTCTGTTACCAATGATTAATGTTCGTGGTTTTGTACATGATGATCGTACGAAAGATGCAGTACTTACCAGTCTTTATCAGGTTTTGCAGTCTCGTTTTCAAGAAAAGGATCAGAAGGAAAGAACTTATTTACCTCAGATTGTCATTGTTATTTCAGATGATCGCTTGTTGTCTGGTCATGCTATCAATGAAAGTCTTTCACGAGCAGATTTGGCTTCTTTTGGTGTAACTGTTATTTGGGTGAAAGAAAGTCGCCGTCAATTACCTGAGACGGTAACGACGCTTATCGATTTGAGGAGTAGAGATACAGCAACTTTAATCAATAATAGAGGAATATATGTAAACCAAGCCTTTACTCCGTATCCATTAGTAGATAATTATGAAGGTGCTGTACGTAGATTAAGTAACCTAATTCATGAGGAGACCCAGAAAAATGCTCTTCCAGATGCGATTACATTTTTAGAATTATATAATGCAGAGCAAGTTGAAGACTTAAATATTTCCAGCCGATGGGCACGAGGAGATACATCTAAGAGTCTTGCAGTTCCACTTGGGGTTCGAGGAAAAGATGATATTGTCTACCTGAACTTACACGAACGCGCTCACGGCCCTCACGGCCTCGTTGCTGGAACAACGGGATCTGGGAAGTCAGAAATATTACAATCTTACATTTTATCGTTAGCATTAAACTTTAGCCCAGAGGATATCGGTTTTCTCCCAATAGACTTTAAAGGTGGTGGTATGGCAAATTTATTCAAAGATTTGCCACATTTGATGGGTGTTATCACCAACTTAGATGGGGCAGGGATCCAGCGCGCTCTGGCTTCCATTAAAGCAGAATTACAAAAGCGTCAGCGTCTATTTGGTAGATTTGGAGTCAACCATATTAATGGATATACAAAATTATACAAGGAAGGTCGTACAGGGATAGAGGGAGATTTTCCTACAGAGCCACTCCCACATCTATTTTTAATTTCAGATGAATTTGCTGAGTTAAAGCAAAATGAACCAGAGTTTATGACAGAACTTGTGACAGCGGCTCGTATTGGTCGTTCCCTAGGGATCCATTTGATTCTAGCTACTCAGAAGCCTTCGGGTGTTGTTAATGATCAAATTTGGTCTAATTCACGATTTAAGCTGGCGCTAAAAGTAGCGGAAAAAGCAGATTCGAATGAGATCATAAAGACACCAGATGCTGCAAGCATTACACAGCCAGGCCGTGCTTATTTGCAAGTTGGGAATAATGAGATATATGAACTATTCCAATCGGCATGGAGTGGGGCACGTTATGCACCGAAAGCGAAAGCAAGTACTGAAGAAGTTGATAATAGACTTTGGGTAATTAATGAGCTAGGACAATATGAGCTTGCGACTACAGATTTGTCTTATCTAGACGAAGAGATGGTTAGTAGGGATGCTGATAATGATGAGACTGAATTGGATGCTGTTGTAGATTATATTGCACAGTATGCAAAAAGTGTGAATCTCTGTATTCCAACTAAACCATGGCTACCTCCACTTAATGAGGATATTCCTTCTCCGATTTTAACTACAAATTGGGGGGATAAAAAACTTCACAAAGCTCCTTTTGCTTTAATGGATATTCCTTCGGAACAGGATCAGCGGATGCTAGAGTTCGATTTAGAAGAATTTAGTCACAGTATCATTTATGCTTCTCCAGGATTTGGAAAATCACAAGCTCTTCAAACATTAGTCATGAATTTTGCTAGACTTAATAAACCAGATCAAATACATTTTAATTTATTTGATTTTGGGACGAATGGACTATTCCCTCTGAAAGGATTACCACATGTGGCAGATATTGCTACATTAGATGATGCAGAAAAACTAATAAAGTTCCTTAAAAGTTTACAAAAGGAAATACAAAAACGACGGGATTTATTGGCTGAATATGGAGTCACTTCTATTGAACAGTATGAGCAGAAGACAGGACAAACTTTACCATTTATTTTGAATATTGTTGACTCTTATGATACTGTACGTGATCATCCGCTTGAAAGTTCTGTTGAATCTGCTTTTCATCAGGTACTGCGTGAGGGAGCGAGCCTAGGTATTTATTTGATAGCAACAGTTCTCCGAAATACTAGTATGAAATTAAGTATGCGAAGTAATTTTGCTACACAGTTTGTTCTATATTTGGTAGATAAGGACTCCAAAAAAGATCTTATTGGTTTTGATGCTCTGGCTGATCAAGTTGTTCCTGGTCGCGGTCAGATTAGATTTGAGGAACCAATTCGTTTTCAAGTGTACCTTGCAACGGAAGGAGGTTCAAATCTTGAGAGACTGCAGAGTTTAGAAAACGCTATTGAATCAATGGACAAGTCATGGAATGGATCCAGACCCGAAGCTATCCCGATGCTGGCTAATGAGATTACATTTGAAGAATTTGAAAATGATGTAGCTGTTCAAGAAGAACGGGAGAGATTCAATATTCCAATTGGTTATGATAAAGAAACAACAATGATTCGCTCTATTGAACCAATGAATTATGACTTTATTCTTCTCATGGATGACACTCCTTCTCAAACATATAGTATTGAGCGAGCAATATTGTCAGCTTTTTCAGAGTTTTCTGGGAAAATGGACCGTGTAGTGGTTGATACGGATGGACGTTTTGCCGGTATGAATGAATATTTTGACACTATAATTGATGAGGCGAATATTAGCCAATTCCTTGGTGAACTCTTAGGAATCATCCAATCTGGTAAGCGTAGAGAGCAACCAATGTTTGTTTATCTTCCAGATATACACTTAACTGGAGATAAGATTGTGTTAACGGATAAAGATGTAAATACTTTGTTCACCAAATCTTCGGTAGTTAACATCCATTTAATTTTCCATGGTTATCAAAGCAGCATAGTTAGTAAATTTACACCATTCTTCAAGCGACTTCGACAAAATGTTCCGATGGGAACGTTTGGTACTACCTTTAATGAACAAAAGGTCGTACCAGGTCGTACTCAATACAATGAGCCCTTGGTGGAACTTAATGAAACACAGTTCTTCGTTGGTAGAAGTGTTCATCGCCTGAGAATAGCGCAAGATAAGTAG
- the esaA gene encoding type VII secretion protein EsaA, with the protein MSLKKEKKHLFGKVLIILCLMLTVGVLIYVSKSDSFSFILGTKEKTHLRIGIVNQDEGEQLNSVQYNFGDDFTKLLAKDEKKEASWKVLSRNQAESQYKDDSLEAIIYIPKDFSHNILQLSSFNPEKAKITYKVKDSVKKEQSLEMAQQVGDYVNSLNQKTIRLYFTSVINNLDDAKLRMKTIVDDESDVYSSLSTSIFQPADRSIKSIDSIPSIAQSVQSSNRAFEQSTSSFKTSTSDLLKKNSESLLGQADPILKYKQVQSQVANHNARVAGNSIKNQYDKDNELYLTLYRNSMNYLHLFKNTDSSTDPDNSEPYFKRLAQRINSYNEKMDQYQAKIEQSRKELGSIRSSLEESRRQVSQNYFDGKVIDTSTLGSDEAAILKAVSDEADQNSVRQALAKQVVNTLSDSDELPIDYTNQVDSTIASISVNPSDYGILFNKLKEFGALTDGQINSYYAKLSLLSKYASIKGRTTGSMPGYTFITVANDVLPPTETQTVTMTHVYPELSSAGTGAKKYIETPIRVTNVRVKGAKGATVVPSVDKISAPTTLQLQIQLSPNYGLNTIMFELEIGSERIPLEYSFFYDDNKGNVALVKKDLSHIFDQLSRIDIASTMVKNLYGSPTSSYNNVDIANPASDSVAKMYGNISPSSVADKLQQKDVDQYRQSGIDLYVKLSVEINRLQANIASLPQLAKEELPSDYFAAIVKDLDDWHQEASNKLNEEYEKWKKNGPELLEISPTSSGDGLSNSRLYTTDDSSNSLLDIVTKLASNTRNTSDTIISNGNTIGSMDTQFNTLAEQAKRVQGEVKEVHQQTESLIKNQAKNVEDSTEFNKNFQGVLSNARSNGTDNQAVLNFLSNPVVTEKTNQSGVLSNTPIWVYLLVILLLTNIATGLTIREYAHRKKEKIVEKEEEHFE; encoded by the coding sequence ATGAGTCTAAAAAAAGAAAAAAAACATTTGTTTGGAAAAGTGTTAATTATTTTATGCTTGATGCTTACTGTGGGAGTTCTTATCTATGTAAGTAAATCAGATAGTTTTTCTTTTATTTTAGGAACTAAGGAAAAAACACATCTTCGAATTGGAATTGTCAATCAAGATGAGGGTGAGCAATTAAATAGTGTCCAATATAATTTTGGAGATGATTTTACAAAATTACTAGCGAAGGATGAGAAAAAAGAGGCGAGTTGGAAAGTCCTATCTAGGAATCAAGCAGAAAGCCAGTACAAGGATGATTCACTTGAAGCTATCATTTACATACCTAAAGATTTCTCGCACAATATATTGCAATTGTCAAGTTTTAATCCTGAAAAGGCCAAAATAACGTATAAGGTAAAAGATTCTGTAAAAAAAGAGCAGTCTCTTGAAATGGCTCAACAAGTCGGGGATTATGTTAATAGCTTGAATCAGAAAACCATTCGTCTATATTTTACAAGTGTCATTAATAATCTTGATGATGCCAAACTTCGGATGAAAACAATTGTTGATGATGAATCAGATGTGTATAGTTCCTTATCTACTTCAATCTTTCAACCTGCTGATAGGAGTATTAAATCAATAGATTCCATTCCTTCGATCGCACAGAGTGTTCAGTCTTCTAATAGAGCATTTGAACAATCAACGTCAAGTTTCAAAACCTCAACCTCTGATTTGTTGAAAAAAAATTCGGAGTCCTTACTCGGTCAAGCAGATCCAATTTTAAAGTACAAACAAGTTCAATCACAGGTTGCTAATCACAATGCTCGAGTCGCAGGAAATTCTATTAAGAATCAATATGATAAAGATAATGAATTGTATCTAACCCTTTATAGAAATTCAATGAATTATTTGCATCTTTTCAAAAATACAGACTCCTCTACTGATCCAGATAATTCAGAACCTTATTTTAAACGTTTAGCTCAGCGTATAAATAGTTATAATGAGAAGATGGACCAATATCAAGCGAAGATAGAGCAGTCTCGAAAAGAACTAGGATCCATTCGGAGCTCTCTTGAGGAGTCTCGTAGACAAGTATCTCAGAACTATTTTGACGGCAAAGTGATTGATACATCGACCTTAGGAAGTGATGAGGCAGCGATTTTAAAAGCAGTCAGTGATGAAGCAGATCAAAATAGTGTAAGACAAGCTTTAGCTAAGCAGGTTGTTAATACTTTATCAGATTCAGATGAATTGCCTATAGATTATACTAATCAAGTAGATAGCACGATTGCTTCTATTAGTGTTAATCCTAGTGATTATGGAATCTTATTTAATAAACTAAAAGAGTTTGGAGCTTTAACAGATGGACAAATCAATTCATATTACGCAAAATTAAGCCTATTGTCGAAATATGCGAGCATTAAAGGTAGGACTACTGGTTCGATGCCAGGCTATACGTTTATAACAGTAGCTAATGATGTGTTGCCACCTACAGAGACTCAAACGGTTACAATGACTCATGTTTATCCTGAGCTCTCTTCTGCAGGAACTGGAGCTAAGAAATATATTGAAACTCCTATTCGTGTGACAAATGTACGTGTTAAGGGTGCCAAGGGAGCCACAGTAGTCCCAAGCGTTGATAAGATTTCAGCACCGACTACCCTCCAACTTCAAATTCAACTTTCTCCTAATTATGGACTGAATACTATTATGTTTGAACTTGAAATTGGTAGCGAAAGAATTCCTTTGGAGTATAGTTTCTTTTATGATGATAATAAAGGAAATGTTGCGTTAGTAAAGAAAGATTTATCCCATATTTTTGACCAACTATCTCGAATTGATATAGCGTCGACTATGGTTAAGAATTTATATGGTAGCCCAACATCATCGTATAACAATGTTGACATAGCTAATCCAGCGAGTGACTCAGTTGCGAAGATGTATGGGAACATTTCACCATCATCTGTAGCGGATAAGTTGCAACAGAAAGATGTGGATCAATATAGACAGTCAGGAATTGACCTATATGTTAAATTAAGTGTAGAGATAAATAGACTTCAGGCAAATATAGCCTCTCTTCCTCAACTGGCAAAAGAAGAATTACCTAGCGATTATTTTGCAGCAATTGTTAAAGACTTAGACGATTGGCACCAAGAGGCATCTAATAAGTTGAATGAGGAGTATGAGAAGTGGAAAAAAAATGGCCCAGAGCTTTTAGAGATTTCTCCAACAAGTTCAGGTGACGGTTTGTCAAATAGTAGACTTTATACAACAGATGATAGTAGTAATAGTCTATTGGATATTGTTACAAAACTTGCCTCTAATACTCGAAACACTTCTGATACAATCATCTCTAATGGGAACACAATTGGATCTATGGATACGCAATTTAATACTTTAGCAGAGCAAGCTAAAAGAGTTCAAGGAGAAGTGAAGGAAGTTCATCAGCAAACGGAATCACTTATTAAGAATCAGGCTAAGAATGTTGAAGATAGTACTGAATTTAATAAGAACTTCCAAGGAGTACTATCAAATGCTCGTTCGAACGGAACGGATAACCAAGCTGTTTTAAACTTCTTATCCAACCCAGTTGTAACTGAAAAAACCAATCAATCTGGTGTTTTATCAAATACACCGATCTGGGTTTATCTACTTGTAATCTTACTTTTAACCAATATTGCGACTGGTCTAACAATTAGAGAGTATGCTCATAGAAAGAAAGAGAAAATAGTTGAAAAGGAAGAAGAGCACTTCGAATAG
- a CDS encoding RelA/SpoT family protein, with amino-acid sequence MPKEENLTGNQVVALTKKYLAAEDVVFVQKALIYAVECHSGQTRKSGEPYIVHPIQVAGILAKLKLDAVSVACGFLHDVVEDTAATLDDLEREFGHDVRVIVDGVTKLGKVKYKSHEEQLAENHRKMLMAMSEDLRVILVKLADRLHNMRTLNHLRPDKQERISQETMEIYAPLAHRLGISSVKWELEDLSFRYLNPTEFYKISHMMKEKRREREALVEEVVHKIETYAGERNLHGKIYGRPKHIYSIYRKMQDKKKRFDEIYDLIAIRCILSTHSDVYAMLGYIHELWKPMPGRFKDYIANRKANGYQSIHTTVYGPKGPIEFQIRTKEMHEVAEYGVAAHWAYKKGIKGQVDSKESAIGMNWIKELMELQNQSGDAKEFVDSVKESYLAEEIYVFTPDGAVRSLPKDSGPIDFAYEIHTKVGEKATGAKVNGRMVPLNTKLKTGDQVEIITNANSFGPSRDWLNIVKTSKARNKIRQFFKNQDKELSISKGRELLQAQFQENGYVANKYMDKKHMEEVLQKTSYKTEEALFAAIGFGEIGAISIFNRLTEKERREEERAKAKAEAEELVKGGEVKVENKKDTLKVKHEGGVVIQGASGLLIRIAKCCNPVPGDDIVGYITKGRGVAIHRQDCMNLKAQENYEQRLLDVEWEENNSTKEYTAHIDIYGLNRSGLLNDVLQVLSNTTKNISTVNAHPTKDMKFANIHISFGIANLSMLTTVVDKIKSVPEVYSVKRTNG; translated from the coding sequence ATGCCAAAAGAAGAAAATTTAACGGGTAATCAGGTTGTAGCCCTAACAAAAAAATATTTAGCTGCAGAGGATGTGGTCTTTGTTCAAAAAGCACTGATTTATGCGGTAGAATGCCATAGCGGGCAGACTCGCAAGTCAGGAGAACCCTATATTGTCCATCCGATTCAGGTGGCGGGAATTTTAGCTAAGCTCAAGCTGGATGCTGTTTCAGTAGCCTGTGGTTTTTTGCATGATGTTGTAGAGGATACGGCGGCGACCTTGGACGATCTGGAGCGGGAATTCGGCCATGATGTGCGCGTGATTGTGGATGGTGTGACCAAGCTTGGGAAAGTCAAATACAAGTCTCACGAAGAACAGTTGGCGGAAAATCATCGCAAGATGCTCATGGCCATGTCAGAAGACCTTCGAGTGATCTTGGTCAAGCTGGCTGACCGTCTGCATAATATGCGTACTCTGAATCATTTACGGCCAGACAAACAAGAGCGGATCTCGCAGGAAACTATGGAAATCTATGCTCCTCTGGCTCATCGTTTGGGGATTTCCAGTGTCAAATGGGAATTGGAAGACTTATCTTTCCGTTATCTCAATCCGACGGAATTTTATAAAATTTCCCACATGATGAAGGAGAAGCGCCGAGAGCGGGAAGCTCTGGTAGAGGAAGTTGTCCACAAGATTGAAACCTACGCGGGAGAGCGCAATCTTCATGGAAAGATCTATGGTCGTCCCAAGCATATTTATTCCATCTATCGCAAAATGCAGGACAAGAAGAAGCGTTTTGATGAGATTTATGATCTGATTGCTATTCGCTGCATTTTGAGCACTCACAGTGATGTCTATGCCATGCTGGGCTATATCCATGAGCTTTGGAAACCCATGCCTGGTCGTTTCAAGGACTATATTGCCAATCGTAAGGCCAACGGCTACCAGTCCATCCATACGACCGTTTACGGACCTAAAGGTCCGATCGAGTTTCAGATTCGGACCAAGGAAATGCACGAAGTGGCAGAATACGGGGTCGCTGCTCACTGGGCTTATAAAAAGGGGATAAAGGGTCAGGTTGACAGCAAGGAATCTGCCATCGGGATGAATTGGATCAAGGAACTGATGGAGTTACAGAATCAGTCTGGTGATGCTAAGGAATTTGTTGATTCGGTTAAGGAAAGCTATCTGGCGGAAGAAATCTATGTCTTCACACCGGATGGAGCAGTGCGTTCTTTGCCTAAGGACTCAGGCCCCATTGATTTTGCCTATGAGATCCATACCAAGGTCGGGGAGAAGGCGACAGGAGCCAAGGTTAATGGTCGCATGGTGCCGCTCAATACCAAGCTGAAGACTGGGGATCAGGTGGAAATCATCACCAATGCTAACTCCTTTGGACCGAGCCGCGACTGGCTCAATATCGTCAAGACCAGCAAGGCCAGAAATAAAATCCGTCAGTTCTTTAAAAATCAAGACAAGGAGCTATCTATCTCTAAAGGACGGGAGCTCTTGCAGGCTCAATTCCAGGAAAATGGCTATGTAGCCAATAAGTACATGGATAAGAAGCACATGGAAGAAGTGCTGCAAAAGACCAGCTATAAGACCGAAGAAGCGCTTTTTGCGGCAATTGGTTTCGGTGAGATCGGTGCCATTAGTATTTTCAACCGCTTGACGGAAAAAGAACGCCGTGAGGAAGAGCGGGCCAAGGCCAAAGCAGAGGCGGAGGAATTGGTCAAGGGCGGTGAAGTCAAGGTCGAGAACAAAAAAGACACCCTCAAGGTCAAGCACGAAGGTGGCGTGGTCATTCAAGGAGCATCTGGTCTCCTCATTCGGATTGCTAAATGCTGTAATCCCGTACCGGGAGACGACATTGTCGGCTATATTACCAAGGGGCGCGGTGTGGCCATCCACCGGCAGGACTGCATGAATCTCAAGGCTCAGGAAAATTACGAGCAGCGCCTGCTTGATGTGGAATGGGAAGAAAATAACTCGACCAAAGAGTACACGGCCCACATTGATATTTATGGTCTCAACCGATCTGGTCTTCTCAACGATGTGTTACAGGTCCTATCCAATACTACCAAAAATATTTCAACGGTGAATGCTCATCCAACCAAGGATATGAAGTTTGCCAATATTCACATTTCCTTTGGCATTGCTAACTTGTCCATGCTGACGACGGTGGTGGACAAGATCAAGAGTGTGCCAGAGGTCTACTCGGTCAAACGGACCAATGGCTAA
- the dtd gene encoding D-aminoacyl-tRNA deacylase, whose amino-acid sequence MKIVIQRVKHAQVSIDQQLYSRIEQGLLLLVGVGPEDSQEDMDYAVRKIVNMRIFSDAEDKMNLSVQDIGGEILSISQFTLHADTKKGNRPAFTGAAKPDMASPFYDKFNQLLAEQVPVKTGVFGADMQVELVNDGPVTILLDTKNR is encoded by the coding sequence ATGAAAATCGTCATTCAGCGTGTCAAACATGCCCAGGTCAGTATCGACCAGCAACTGTACAGTAGGATTGAACAGGGTCTCCTGCTCTTAGTAGGTGTCGGGCCTGAGGATAGTCAGGAAGATATGGACTATGCAGTCAGGAAGATTGTCAATATGCGGATTTTTTCCGATGCTGAGGATAAGATGAATCTTTCTGTTCAAGATATTGGAGGGGAAATTCTTTCCATTTCCCAATTTACCCTCCATGCAGATACCAAAAAGGGAAATCGGCCAGCCTTTACAGGTGCAGCCAAGCCGGATATGGCTAGTCCCTTTTATGACAAGTTTAACCAGCTGTTAGCTGAGCAAGTGCCAGTCAAGACGGGCGTGTTCGGCGCAGATATGCAGGTGGAATTGGTAAATGATGGCCCAGTGACCATTCTGCTAGACACTAAAAATAGATGA